The genomic segment GTGCTGCGGACATAGCGGCGGCTTCTCGTCCAATCAAGGGCAAGGAGGCCGATTTGCTGAGAGACATCGCCGATATGCGCAGTCCATCAGCTGAGCACATCATAGGTATTGACGGTCTGGCCATTGTTGTCAACCCGTCTAATCCTGTCGGCGAGCTCAGTGTGGAAGAAATTTCCGAGATTTTCTCCGGCGGCTATTCAGACTGGTCGCAAGTCGGCGGTCGTCCTGGTGCTATCCATGTCTATGCCCGTGACGAGAACTCTGGTACCTGGGACAGTTTCCAGGGCATGGTGCTGGGTAAAAAACCCTTGATTGAATCCGCCAAACGCTTTGAATCGAACGCGGTGCTATCGGATGAGGTGGCGGCCGATAAAGGTGGTATCGGTTTTGTCGGATTATCGTCGGTACGGAAATCAAAATTGCTGGCGGTTTCTGACGGCAGTGCCAAAGCGCTGAAACCGAACAAGTTGACCGTGGCCACGGAAGACTACGCTCTGGCTCGGCGTCTTTTTATGTATACGGACGATGCTCCGGAAAATCCGTATGTGGTTGAATTTATGGATTTTGTGCAGAAGAACGAAGGCCAGCAGGTGGTTGCGGATTCCGGTTTTATCTCGCAGGAATTAAAAGAAGTGGTACCTGAGTTTTACGGTGAGTTACCCCAGGATTTTCGTGAAATCACCAATGATGCCAAGCGTCTGACCATTAACTTCCGTTTTCGTGAAGGCAGCGCATCGCTGGATAACAAGGCGATGAAAGACATTGAGCGCCTGGTGGACTACCTGCAAAACCAGGGTCGTAACGATGCGGAAGTGGTATTGATCGGCTTTGGTGACAAGAAGCGAACTGAAAAACGCTCCAAATTGTTGTCCAAATTACGTGCGATGGCAGTACGTCGTGAGCTGGTGCGAAACGGTATTTACCCTAAATTATCGGTGGGATATGGCGAATATCTGCCCGTTGCCTCGGTAAACCGGGCGGAAGGGAAAATGAAAAATCGTCGTGTCGAGGTGTGGGTCAGGGATAATACCTGAGCTGTCCAGTCTGTTATGAACGGCGAAGAAAAACCCGGAACCCTGCAAGGGCTCCGGGTTTTTTTGTGTTATTGCAAGCTAATACTGTTCTGTTGCCAGTGCTGAGGTAGCGTTAACTCTGGCTATGGAAAAACAGGTAGAGATCAATGACGGCCGCCGGAATACCACCACAGACCTGATCGGACAATTCGATGTCGTCATCAATATCGGCCATTTCTTCTTCGTCGGCGAACAGGCCAGATGCATACATGATTGGGAACAGACTTTCGGCGACATTTTCTTCATCGCGGTTGTACCAGTCTTCCTCTTGCAGCATAACGCCAGTCATAAAGCCGATGGCCCAGCTTTCGATGGGGGGTTCGTCTTCTTCATCTGCCAGAGTCAGTTCGCTTGGCACGGGGAAATCTTGGCCAGAATCGAGCCAGGCCTGGATTTCACGAATCATTTTGCCCAGTAACTCGGTAACAGTGGCTTTTTCGACACTGGTGAAGCCCAGTTTTTCGTCAAACGCACAATCCCATACCCGTTGGATATCGAACTCGACTGGACCTGTCAGCAAGGCGGTAATCAGACCGTGGACAGCAAAAAAATCGAAGCTGTCCTGGCGTTCTGCTTCGTCTTCCAGCAAAACCCCGAGGGTTTCCAGTTCGTTCTCGGTCATGGCTGGGATATCATTTAGATCATTCATTTCGGCGCTCCTGAAGTCGGAGCCAATGCTAGCAGGCTTATGAAAGGCTACAAACAACAATTGCTTGTCCCGCTGGATGGAGAGGAGGTTGTTCTCCATATTCAGGCGATGAAACGCAAAAGTTTGCGACTGGTGCTGAACCCGGCGGGTGAAATCGATCTGCGTATTCCGCTGGGCTCCAACAAGACTCAGGTGAACCGGTTTCTGGAAAGTCACGAACAGTGGCTGGTGCAGCGTCGTCGTGAGTGGAAGGCCAACAAGAGTCGCAGCGAAAGCGCGCTGAGATTCCTGGGTCACACCTTGGCGCTGGTTGAAGATGACGTTGTTTTTCCTGAAATCGGTGGTGAGCTGTTAAAAGTCCCAAGAAGAGTCACAGAAGTACAACGCCAAGCTATCCTGGAACAATGGCTCAGGCAACAGGCCCGAGCCAAATTTGAATCCTTGCTGGATTTCTGGTGGCCCCGGTTTCAACAGTATGGCGTCGTCAGACCGGTACTGCGGGTCAAAAAAATGCGTACTCGCTGGGGCAGCTTGTCACGCAAGGGTTACATCAATTTGAATCTGGCATTGATCCATATGCCAGAAAACCTGATTGAACTGGTCGTAGTCCATGAACTTTGCCATATCCGCCATTTTGATCATGGCCCCGGCTTTCGGCGTTTGTTGGCGTTGCACCTGTCAGATTGTCAGCTGCGGGAACGGGAACTGGATCGTTTTCATCTCAACGGTTTTCCACGCTCGTGTTGATCCATAACTGGGAATACCAGTAAAAATAGCCGGATTTACTGATGCTTGGCGCAGTACAGTTGTAACGACTGCGACCCTGAATAATTGGATGGTGAGCACGGGTTTGCAAGGTAATGGTCTTGCCCGACACGCTGGTCTGGTGGCTGATCTGCCCTTCGCCACCAGCGAAGCAGCGCAAGCTGTCGGGTTTGATATCCGCTGACTCGATCGTCAACACCAGTGTCGGCGGGTTTTCGTGGCCCAGTGCCGGATCGACTTGTGAACTGTCATTGACGGGCATGGCCAGGGTTCGCAGCTTGTCGTTCAGGGTGTCCGGGTCGGAGTAGTCTCCGGCTGCCGGGAAACGAGGAATCGCCTGCCAAAGCGACGCCTTAGAGACCGCCCCGGAATGCTGGCCAAAGGCCAGATAATCATGGGCTTTGAGCCACCGGGTGATCTCCAGTGAATACTCGCCATAGGGATAAGCCAGCAAGCGGTCGGAATGACCCATTTCCTGTTTGATACGCTGTTCGGCGGTTTCGACCTGCTGGGTCAGCCATTGGTCCAAGCTGAGATTTTTTGGACGCTGAATCAGATACGGATGATCCATGCTGTGATTCGCAATGGTGGCGCCTTGTTGTTGCATCTCGCGCAACTGGTGCCAGCGGATGACGCCATCGTATTCGGCGTCGACGGCACTCGGATTAACAAAAATGGTAAAGGGCCAATGGCGTCGGGCCAGTTTCGGGAAGGCGTTGCGATAAATGGATTCATAGGCATCGTCGAAGGTAATGGCGACGGCGTTGTCGGGTAGCGACTTGCCCTGGCGTAATGCGGCCATCGCTTGCGGCAGATCAACGATGGTCTTGTTGAGGGACGCCAGCAGCTGCAGGTGGCGCTCAAAATCAGCTGGACTGATACTGGTGGTGGCGGGCGTTGCCGTGTCTACATGGTGATATTGCAGAATGACCAGGTCGGATCTGGCTGAGGCAGCCAGCAGCAGTCCGAGTAAGGCGAGATACTTCATAAAACGCTCATCGTGTTGGAGAAAAAGAGAGCGAATGACAACAAGTTGTTATTCGAGTGGTTATTCAAGTGAGTTATTCAAGTGCAAACGATTAGTACAATTGTTGGTACTCTCATAAGTCGTACTTTGTGGATCGTCAGAGCGTCAAGCGTTGATACGCCGCCAGCAGCGCCTGGAAGTGGCTGACGTTACCGCCACGATCCGGGTGATGACGCATCGCCAGGCGGCGATACTGACGTCGAATATCCGCTTCGTTGGCCCCTTCTTTCAGCTCCAGCAAGCGCAGGTCGTTGCGGCGCTGGTCGGGTGTCAGGGTTTGTTGCCAGATGCCACGCAAGAGCTTGTCGACGGTTTCACGGTCGGTACTGAGGTGAGTCAGATCCAGGTAATAGCGTGCCAGCGAATCGGCTTCGCAGACATGCTGGTTATCGCTCGCCTGGCGGGTATCCCAGGGCAGTAACTGCACCCCCAGAGGTTCGATACTCAGCCAGCCAGCCTGCTGGGCGAGCCATTCCAGCCGCAGTCGATACAAACAGTGCATCACCAGAAAGTGACAACGAAACAGGGTCAGCGAGTCGGACAGGGCGTCGTGCTGGAAAACGCCGGGAACCGGCTGCTTGAGCCACTGGATCAGCTGGTATTCGGTATGACACTGGCCATCCTGCAGTTGACAGGAGAGCAGCTGCTGCAGGGTATCCAGGCTTTCGTCAGGTGGATTGATCTGTTCGCGTTTGAGGTTCAGCATGGCGGCAGAATATCACAGCTGTGGTCTGGCTGCCGCGTCAGGGGCGCTCAGGATCCGTGTCTTCAATCAGTTTGCGGGCAAAGCGTGGCAGCTTGCCTTTGATGGCATTAAGCTGGCCGGAAAATTCCTGATAACGGTGCCGTTGCCGTCGTAGCCATTCCCGCACTCGTGGAACTGTGCTGACCAGCAGCGACAGACCGATAAATATCATGATGAGGCCAAAGGGAATAGGTAGTGGCGTGACAATAACACCAGCGATAACGAGAAGGATTCCAAGCATGATTTTGGCGCTGCGTTTAACCATAGAGAAGTCAGCCATCGGTAGTCGTAACCTGCTAAAGTGTCATGTCGATGTTGCTCCATCATGACGGCCGCAATAAATCTGTTTGTGTGCCTGGCTGTCATGTAATCGTGATCATTTTGTGAGTACTCGGTGGCTGCTTGCAGTCACTCAATGTTCGTTTGAACCACTTTGATGCAGCCAATAGTTTCGTATGAAAGCACCTTCCAAACCCCCGTCTTCAACCCCTTTGGACAAACAACCTCTGCCGCAACGCAGTTTGCTTTCTACTCCAGAGGGAGAGCAGGCATTACGGGCAGAATACGAGTATTTGTGGCGTATTGAACGCCCGAAAGTGACTCAGGAAGTCTCCGATGCTGCCAAACTGGGCGATCGCTCAGAAAATGCCGAATATATTTACGGTAAGCGGCGCTTGCGCCAAATCGACAGTCGGGTACGTTTTTTATTGAAACGCCTCGAAGCTTTGACCGTGATTGATCGCCCGCCCGCAGATCTCAACCGGGTGTATTTTGGCGCTTGGGTTGAACTGGAGGATGATGACGAAGCGATTCATCGTTATCGCCTGGTTGGAGAAGATGAAATCGATCTCAAACATGGCTATATCAGTATGGATGCGCCGCTGGCCCGTGGTTTGGCTGGCAAGTACGTGGATGATGAAGTGATTGTGCGTTTGCCAAAGGGAGAACAGACCTATGCCATTCTCTCTGTGACTTATTCACGACCGGCGTGGGACAACAAGCCCGGCGAGGTCACTCATCGCTGGCTGACCTGATTTAGCTGCTAGTCTGATGATCAGGGAGGATTTATGAACAGATCAGGCAGTGTACAAAGATCCGTGTCAGCGATAGTGGCCTGCTGGTGCTGGAGTGTCGCAATAGCGGTTGTCGCGGAAACACCCTTTGGCCCTGGCGATTTTGCCGGGATCTACCGGCTACCGGTGATGATTGATACCGTGGTCAGTGTTTGTCCGTGGAAATCGGCGTCTGGCAGTGGCTATGTCCGGGTGATCCGTACACGTGGCCCAACCGGTCACGGCCTGTATTTACAGTGGATACGATTTGGTGTGGCAGGTAGTGAGGCTGAGGTGATTTCGACCCGGAGCATTGAGGAATTGGCAACGGAGTTTGACGTTGCTGTGGAGATGCCAGTGGCACAGCTCGAAAAAGACCATTGTCTGTTGCAAAGCCAGGCAGAGGATAGTGTCAACGGACGACGTTACCGACTTGATATTCGTGTTGGTGCGCCCGGAGATTACCAATTCGCAGTTACCCGGCATCTGAGTGGTGGTTTACCCTAGCAGGCTGTTTTTCACCCATTCAAGTCGTGGCCGCACTCTCAGACGGGTGATTGGTGTATGTGCATGGCAGACGCTATTCGATCGTTACAATATCCAGCCGCGTGGCCAGGTGTGACTGGTCTTGCTGCTTTTGCAGGTTAACAAAGTCGAACAGGTTAAGATCCCCCAGCTGTGAGGGGGCTATGTTACAGATGGCTGCGAAGATGTTGTCACTGCGGCCTGGTTGGATTTTTTCCCACTCATGCAGCATGTTTTTGACGTTTTGACGTTGCATGTTTTCCTGCGACCCACAGAGGTTGCAGGGAATGATCGGAAATTCCCGCGCTGCTGCAAACGCCTCGATATCCTTTTCCTTGCAGTAGGCCAGCGGACGGATCAGTACATGCTTCTTGTCGTCGCTGAGTAATTTGGGTGGCATGGCTTTGAGCTTGCCGCCATAAAACATATTCAGGAACAGGGTTTCGATAATATCGTCGCGGTGATGTCCGAGGGCAATTTTGTTGGCACCAATGTGTTCGGCAAAGCCGTACAGGGTACCGCGCCGCAAGCGTGAGCACAGACCGCAAGTAGTTTTGCCTTCCGGAATAATGTCCATGACGACGCTGTAGGTGTCTTTTTCGACAATATGGAAGGGCACATCCAGCTTGCTCAGGTATTCCGGCAGAACATGCTCAGGAAAGCCCGGCTGTTTCTGATCCATATTGACTGCGATCAGTTCAAAGTTAACCGGGGCGCTTTTCTTCAAGCTCATCAATATGTCGAGCATGGTGTAGGAGTCTTTGCCTCCAGACAGACACACCATGATTTTGTCACCTTCCTCAATCATGCAATAGTCTTCGATGGCCTTGCCGACATGACGGCGCAAACGTTTTTGCAGTTTGTTGAATTCGAGTCGTTCTTTGCGATCGATGACGTCGGCAGTCATGCTGGGAAAACTCCTGGATGTTCTGGGATGGAACACGGGCTAAAAATCAGGCGGCGAATTCTAGCGAATAGATTGGCTGTCGTCAGCAAGAGTTGCTGTGCTGGATGTTCGATTCAGCCAAGCTATGACTGACAGGGAAGGTTGTCAAATCTGTTAACCGTGAGTCAGCGTGCACGTGGGATACTGCGGAGCAGTAGCAGCCACATATGTCCGGTGTTTTGCCGAACGGTTGCGGGCTGCCTGCTGCTACTGATCGGTTTATTCTGTGGTGGCCTTGTCGTCGCATTCGAGGTGAGCACTCAGGCCTGCCATCTCATAAAGACTGTTCATGTCCAACACAATGATTTCCTTGCCTTGGGTTTCGATCAGCGCATTTTTCTGAAAGCGGGTAAATACCCGACTAATGGTTTCAACCGCGAGACCAAGATAATTGCTGATGTCGACCCTGGACATGGGCAGCCGGAAGTGAGTCGCGCTGAAGCCTCGGCGGGCATAGCGGTTGGAAATATCCAGTAAAAAGGAGGCCACACGTTCTTCGGCGTTCTTTTTGCTTAATAGCAGCATCATGTTCTGGTCGTGGCGAATTTCATTACCCATGGTGCGCATCAGCTGTTTACGCAGATCGGGTAATTCGTCGGTGAGGTTTTCCAGCTGGTGCACCGGAATTTCACACACGGTGGTTGTTTCCAGTGCCTTGGCGGTGAGTGGGTAATCTCCGGCATCGTAACCGGCTAACCCAATCAGTTCGCTGGCGAGGTGAAAGCCGGTGATCTGCTCTTCGCCGTTGCTGGCCAGGGTATAGGTTTTCAGGGCACCAGTACGTACTGCAAATACCGACTGGAATTCATCCCCTTGCTGGAATAACAGCTGGCCTTTCTGGATGGGTCGGCCACGGCGAATAATATCGTCAAGCCGCTCCATATCACTGTCGCTGAGCGATAGTGGCAGACACAGAGCATTCAGGGAGCAAGTCTGGCAGTGGGGCTGATTGCCGCGCAAGGGAGGATGTGCAACTTGGTTTGTTTTCATTGAGCTCACCGTGTCTGGTTTTCCGTGACAAACGGAACAACTGTTTTCCATTAGTTTTCGTATGGTCTTAGCTCACAGGGTGACTGTCAAGACATTGGTCAAGGTATTACAGTTGGCTGACTATAGCCAGATGGCCGCTGCGGTCCACAATCCATAACTGATGAGCAAGAGTCCGGCGATGCGACGGCTGACGTTGTGATTGAGTAATCGATTGAGGCTGCTGGCGGCGAGGCCGCTGGCAAACAGGGCAGGCAGTGTGCCCAGTCCGAAACAGGCCATGGCCAGTGCACCCTTGAGAGGATCGCCATTAGCGGCGACCCAGCTTAATGTACTGTAGACCAGGCCACAGGGAAGCCATCCCCACAGCAATCCGAGACGAAAGCGGCTGCTGACTGATTGTTGTGCCAGTAATGGTTTGGTGGCGGGCTGTAGCAGACGCCACAGGTGCTGACCGAGCTGTTCAATCCGGGTCAGCCAGCTTGCCCAGCGCGCGATGTAGAGTCCCATCAGCATTAGCATCACGGCAGCCAGTGTGCGTAATACCAGCGTCAGCAGGTCATTCAGTTGCTGCAGCCATAAGCCAAGTACAGAGACTATCAGCCCAGCCACTACGTAGCTGGTGATTCGTCCGCCATTAAAAGCCAAGGCGGTTAATAGCGGTTGATGCTGTGAGCGACTGCCAATGGCTGCCGCAATACCGCCACACATGACCAGGCAATGACTGGAACCAAACAAGCCCAGCAGTAATGCGGTGAGCAGTGACAGTGGTTCAATCACGACAATTTGTCAGGTGATGTGGCGTCTGGTGCTGCAGGCGGTGGGTTGATTGTTGTTGACGGCGGTTTTTCGGCGCTGGCCGTCGTTTCCTCAGGGTCGTCATCAAAGAGAATCTTGTGGGCTGGCGACTCCAGATCATCAAACTGACCGCTACGTACTGCCCAGAAAAAAATCAGGGTGGCGATACTGATCAGGACGATCGAGAGTGGAACAAGTATGTAGATAATATCCATGTTATGTCCGTCATGCTGGGCGAATGGGTGCCGTTATAACCCGGCATTATGTCTGTGGGTGGCTATCGGCAGCATCCGGTTTGGATATCCGGGACAGCCTCAAGGCGTTACTGACCACCAACAGGGAACTGAACGACATGCCGATGGCTGCCGCCCAGGGGGGAATGTAACCTGCGGCCGCTACTGGCAGGGCAAGCAGGTTGTAAAACAGTGCCCAGCCAATATTCTGGTATATCACTTTCCGGGTGCGGCTGGCGGTGTCCAGAGCCTGCAGCAGGCTGTCCAGGCGTCCGCTGGTCACCAGCGCATCAGCACTGGTTTTGGCCAGGTCGCTGGCATCGCTGACGGCAATCGCAATATCAGCACCAGCGAGTACCGGCACATCGTTAATGCCATCTCCGACCATCAAAACGCGTTCTCCCTGCTGTTGCCACAGGCGCACCTGTTGCAACTTTTGCTCGGGAGACAAACCGATCCATACGTCGTTGATACCCAGTTGTGCTGCCAGCAGTTGGCCAGAAGCACCGGGGTCGCCGGTGAGCAGCGCCGTTTTTATCTGGCGTTGGTGCAAGCCTCTGACCAGGCTGGTCGCGGATTTTCTGACGCTGTCGCCCAGTCGAATCCAGGCAACGGCTTGCTCATTGACGCTGAGCAACAGCCATTGTCCCTCCTGCTGATTCAGATGACTGGTATCGGGTTTGGCCGTGGCTGGCACAGCAAAATCGGGCCGACCCAATCGAACGGGCAGGGACTGTTCTGCCGTTGGATGCCAGAAACCACAGATACCGGCACCGGTCTGTTGCTGGACATCGCTCACTGTGGCGGGACGAATACGGCGAAAGGCGCGTGCAATCGGGTGGCTGCTGGACTTTTCCAGACCGGCAGCAACGGCGAGGATGCTTTCTCTATCCAGGTCACCTGCCAATACCACGTCTTCAATGGTGAGTTTGCCCTGGGTGAGAGTGCCGGTCTTGTCGAAGACAACCCGATCTATGGTTGGCAGAGATTCCAGTACATGGCCCTTGCTGATCAGCAAACCGGCTTCCCGCAGGGCGCCGGTCGCAGCGGTCAGGGCAGTAGGTGTCGCCAGCGACAGGGCGCAGGGGCAGGTGACAACCAGCACAGACAAGGCAATAAAAAACGCGTGATCATTACCTTGCCACCACCAGAACAGCAACACACCCGAAGCAATCAGCAAAACGGCGGCAACAAAGTGGCTGGCAACACGGTCGGCGATCAGGGCAATCTTGGGCTTTTCCTGCTGTGCTCTGTCCATTAGGCGCACAATGGTCGACAGTTGGGCTTCTGCACCGGTTGCGGTTACTTTCATGGTGATCGGGCTTTCGATATTGATAGTGCCGCCAATCAGATGATCCTGATGGCGTTTGGTAACCGGCAGGTATTCTCCGGTCAGTGCTGCTTCGTCGACGGAACTCTGGCCATTGACAACAATGCCATCGGCCGGAATCGCCTGTCCCGGTTTGATCAGCAACAAATCCCCTGGCTTGACCTCTTCACTGGCGATCACCGTTTCGGTGGCTGTCGGGGTATCGTCGCTCAGCCGCAAGGCGACATTGGGCAGCAAGGTCAGCAGGTTGTTGCCGGATTTCCCCATGCGGTGGCGGGCGCGCATTTCCAGAAATCGCCCCAGCAGCAAAAAGAACGTGAACATGCAAACCGAGTCGAAGTAGACCTCCTTCCCCTGGTTGAATGTGCTCCAGATGCTGGCGCAGAAGGCCAGAATAATGGCCAGGGATACCGGTACGTCCATGGTCAGATGGCGGACTTTCAAATCGCGGATGGCCGCTTCAAAAAACGGCAGGGCAGCGTATAGCACAACCGGCAGCGTCAGCAGCATGGACGCCAGACGCATAAAAATTTCGTATTGCTGGGCCATACCAACGTAGAGCGGCACCGCCAGCATCATCACTTGCATCATGCCGATACCCGCGACGGCGAGACGGCGGATGCTGCGTTTACCTTCGTCATTGCGTTGCTGTTCGGCGACGGTGGCAGAAAAAGGCGAGGCGCGGTAGCCGAGGCGGTAGATTTGTTCGATCAGACTGGA from the Candidatus Thalassolituus haligoni genome contains:
- the ttcA gene encoding tRNA 2-thiocytidine(32) synthetase TtcA, which codes for MTADVIDRKERLEFNKLQKRLRRHVGKAIEDYCMIEEGDKIMVCLSGGKDSYTMLDILMSLKKSAPVNFELIAVNMDQKQPGFPEHVLPEYLSKLDVPFHIVEKDTYSVVMDIIPEGKTTCGLCSRLRRGTLYGFAEHIGANKIALGHHRDDIIETLFLNMFYGGKLKAMPPKLLSDDKKHVLIRPLAYCKEKDIEAFAAAREFPIIPCNLCGSQENMQRQNVKNMLHEWEKIQPGRSDNIFAAICNIAPSQLGDLNLFDFVNLQKQQDQSHLATRLDIVTIE
- a CDS encoding PGPGW domain-containing protein, producing MADFSMVKRSAKIMLGILLVIAGVIVTPLPIPFGLIMIFIGLSLLVSTVPRVREWLRRQRHRYQEFSGQLNAIKGKLPRFARKLIEDTDPERP
- the greB gene encoding transcription elongation factor GreB yields the protein MKAPSKPPSSTPLDKQPLPQRSLLSTPEGEQALRAEYEYLWRIERPKVTQEVSDAAKLGDRSENAEYIYGKRRLRQIDSRVRFLLKRLEALTVIDRPPADLNRVYFGAWVELEDDDEAIHRYRLVGEDEIDLKHGYISMDAPLARGLAGKYVDDEVIVRLPKGEQTYAILSVTYSRPAWDNKPGEVTHRWLT
- a CDS encoding substrate-binding domain-containing protein — protein: MTPIRTCLALLAMLCFATVNAGILPPFTGLPANGEVHLFSIHGSNTIGAELGPNLVRKYLEEKGAKDVQIRSTLVSNEQVVSGFLPDTGTRLTVAIAAHGSSTGFKGIANGAADIAAASRPIKGKEADLLRDIADMRSPSAEHIIGIDGLAIVVNPSNPVGELSVEEISEIFSGGYSDWSQVGGRPGAIHVYARDENSGTWDSFQGMVLGKKPLIESAKRFESNAVLSDEVAADKGGIGFVGLSSVRKSKLLAVSDGSAKALKPNKLTVATEDYALARRLFMYTDDAPENPYVVEFMDFVQKNEGQQVVADSGFISQELKEVVPEFYGELPQDFREITNDAKRLTINFRFREGSASLDNKAMKDIERLVDYLQNQGRNDAEVVLIGFGDKKRTEKRSKLLSKLRAMAVRRELVRNGIYPKLSVGYGEYLPVASVNRAEGKMKNRRVEVWVRDNT
- a CDS encoding sulfite exporter TauE/SafE family protein, coding for MIEPLSLLTALLLGLFGSSHCLVMCGGIAAAIGSRSQHQPLLTALAFNGGRITSYVVAGLIVSVLGLWLQQLNDLLTLVLRTLAAVMLMLMGLYIARWASWLTRIEQLGQHLWRLLQPATKPLLAQQSVSSRFRLGLLWGWLPCGLVYSTLSWVAANGDPLKGALAMACFGLGTLPALFASGLAASSLNRLLNHNVSRRIAGLLLISYGLWTAAAIWL
- the ccoS gene encoding cbb3-type cytochrome oxidase assembly protein CcoS, coding for MDIIYILVPLSIVLISIATLIFFWAVRSGQFDDLESPAHKILFDDDPEETTASAEKPPSTTINPPPAAPDATSPDKLS
- a CDS encoding YecA family protein; protein product: MNDLNDIPAMTENELETLGVLLEDEAERQDSFDFFAVHGLITALLTGPVEFDIQRVWDCAFDEKLGFTSVEKATVTELLGKMIREIQAWLDSGQDFPVPSELTLADEEDEPPIESWAIGFMTGVMLQEEDWYNRDEENVAESLFPIMYASGLFADEEEMADIDDDIELSDQVCGGIPAAVIDLYLFFHSQS
- a CDS encoding polysaccharide deacetylase family protein → MKYLALLGLLLAASARSDLVILQYHHVDTATPATTSISPADFERHLQLLASLNKTIVDLPQAMAALRQGKSLPDNAVAITFDDAYESIYRNAFPKLARRHWPFTIFVNPSAVDAEYDGVIRWHQLREMQQQGATIANHSMDHPYLIQRPKNLSLDQWLTQQVETAEQRIKQEMGHSDRLLAYPYGEYSLEITRWLKAHDYLAFGQHSGAVSKASLWQAIPRFPAAGDYSDPDTLNDKLRTLAMPVNDSSQVDPALGHENPPTLVLTIESADIKPDSLRCFAGGEGQISHQTSVSGKTITLQTRAHHPIIQGRSRYNCTAPSISKSGYFYWYSQLWINTSVENR
- a CDS encoding M48 family metallopeptidase; this translates as MKGYKQQLLVPLDGEEVVLHIQAMKRKSLRLVLNPAGEIDLRIPLGSNKTQVNRFLESHEQWLVQRRREWKANKSRSESALRFLGHTLALVEDDVVFPEIGGELLKVPRRVTEVQRQAILEQWLRQQARAKFESLLDFWWPRFQQYGVVRPVLRVKKMRTRWGSLSRKGYINLNLALIHMPENLIELVVVHELCHIRHFDHGPGFRRLLALHLSDCQLRERELDRFHLNGFPRSC
- a CDS encoding DNA-J related domain-containing protein, with the protein product MLNLKREQINPPDESLDTLQQLLSCQLQDGQCHTEYQLIQWLKQPVPGVFQHDALSDSLTLFRCHFLVMHCLYRLRLEWLAQQAGWLSIEPLGVQLLPWDTRQASDNQHVCEADSLARYYLDLTHLSTDRETVDKLLRGIWQQTLTPDQRRNDLRLLELKEGANEADIRRQYRRLAMRHHPDRGGNVSHFQALLAAYQRLTL
- the fnr gene encoding fumarate/nitrate reduction transcriptional regulator Fnr — protein: MKTNQVAHPPLRGNQPHCQTCSLNALCLPLSLSDSDMERLDDIIRRGRPIQKGQLLFQQGDEFQSVFAVRTGALKTYTLASNGEEQITGFHLASELIGLAGYDAGDYPLTAKALETTTVCEIPVHQLENLTDELPDLRKQLMRTMGNEIRHDQNMMLLLSKKNAEERVASFLLDISNRYARRGFSATHFRLPMSRVDISNYLGLAVETISRVFTRFQKNALIETQGKEIIVLDMNSLYEMAGLSAHLECDDKATTE
- a CDS encoding heavy metal translocating P-type ATPase is translated as MTRHSNTSQCFHCGENVSQSTAERWSALIDGQSQPMCCPGCKAIAETIVASGLKDYYKHRTALPELSPAELDDDALQARDSLTLYDSEAMQRRFVARLDNGMAEATLVIDGISCAACAWLIEHRLNALPGVDQAVLNLSNHRLVVRWIAEQLPVSSLIEQIYRLGYRASPFSATVAEQQRNDEGKRSIRRLAVAGIGMMQVMMLAVPLYVGMAQQYEIFMRLASMLLTLPVVLYAALPFFEAAIRDLKVRHLTMDVPVSLAIILAFCASIWSTFNQGKEVYFDSVCMFTFFLLLGRFLEMRARHRMGKSGNNLLTLLPNVALRLSDDTPTATETVIASEEVKPGDLLLIKPGQAIPADGIVVNGQSSVDEAALTGEYLPVTKRHQDHLIGGTINIESPITMKVTATGAEAQLSTIVRLMDRAQQEKPKIALIADRVASHFVAAVLLIASGVLLFWWWQGNDHAFFIALSVLVVTCPCALSLATPTALTAATGALREAGLLISKGHVLESLPTIDRVVFDKTGTLTQGKLTIEDVVLAGDLDRESILAVAAGLEKSSSHPIARAFRRIRPATVSDVQQQTGAGICGFWHPTAEQSLPVRLGRPDFAVPATAKPDTSHLNQQEGQWLLLSVNEQAVAWIRLGDSVRKSATSLVRGLHQRQIKTALLTGDPGASGQLLAAQLGINDVWIGLSPEQKLQQVRLWQQQGERVLMVGDGINDVPVLAGADIAIAVSDASDLAKTSADALVTSGRLDSLLQALDTASRTRKVIYQNIGWALFYNLLALPVAAAGYIPPWAAAIGMSFSSLLVVSNALRLSRISKPDAADSHPQT